The Desulfovibrio subterraneus genome has a segment encoding these proteins:
- a CDS encoding tetratricopeptide repeat protein translates to MKASYDNIDEYIADLRASIEQNAECANHHYNLGVALLSKRDWAGAEASFLETLRNSPRFAEALIQLGGICLQRGDLDGCLRYNQEAAQCRAKFPVPWANMAFVHLQRGEAEEALKCAKKALKWDENFVQAQATMASALYMMGELDESEKVSMKAIAMYPGFAPAYNNLALVALERGDFDAAIENVDKAVELGFEVDPRFLEELAPHRK, encoded by the coding sequence ATGAAAGCTAGCTACGACAACATCGACGAGTATATTGCCGACCTGCGCGCCTCCATCGAACAGAATGCAGAATGCGCCAACCACCACTACAATCTCGGCGTGGCGCTGCTTTCCAAGCGCGACTGGGCAGGTGCCGAAGCTTCTTTCCTCGAAACCCTGCGTAACTCTCCCCGCTTTGCGGAAGCCCTGATTCAGCTCGGCGGCATCTGCCTGCAGCGTGGCGACCTTGACGGCTGCCTGCGCTACAATCAGGAAGCTGCACAGTGTCGCGCAAAATTCCCTGTGCCGTGGGCAAACATGGCCTTTGTGCACCTGCAGCGCGGCGAAGCCGAAGAAGCGCTCAAATGCGCCAAGAAGGCCCTTAAATGGGACGAGAACTTTGTTCAGGCTCAGGCCACCATGGCCAGCGCCCTGTACATGATGGGCGAGCTTGACGAGAGCGAGAAGGTGAGCATGAAGGCCATTGCCATGTATCCCGGATTTGCTCCGGCATACAACAACCTCGCTCTGGTTGCGCTGGAACGCGGCGATTTCGATGCTGCCATCGAAAATGTGGACAAGGCCGTTGAACTGGGCTTTGAAGTGGACCCCCGCTTCCTCGAAGAGCTGGCTCCCCACCGCAAGTAA